In Phocoena sinus isolate mPhoSin1 chromosome X, mPhoSin1.pri, whole genome shotgun sequence, a genomic segment contains:
- the LOC116747025 gene encoding programmed cell death protein 7-like — IAIIPPPPQCRPFLGNAAGERPRPPPPGQGPPWSPRWPEAPPPSDVLGDAALQRLHDRQWLEAVFGTPRRAGCPVPPRAPASPNLDEVRARLHGSLRLVRRLRDLGHALREAEADGVAWAQLHAEAQPLRAELAERLQLLTQAAYVGEARCRLERVRRRRLRLRERAREREAELEAEATRAAEREQIDRWRVKCVQEVEEKKREQELKAAADGVLSEVRKKQADTKRMVDILRALEKLRKLRKEAAARKGVCPPASADETFEHHLQRLRKLIKKRSELYEAEERALRVMLEGEQEEERKRELEKKQRKEKEKFLLQKREIESKLFGDPDEFPLAHLLQPFRQYYLQAEHSLPALIQIRHDWDQYLVPSDHPKGNSVPQGWVLPPLPSNDIWATAIKLH; from the coding sequence attgccattaTACCCCCGCCGCCCCAGTGCCGGCCCTTCCTAGGGAACGCCGCCGGTGAGCGCCCGCGGCCGCCGCCTCCAGGCCAGGGGCCGCCCTGGAGCCCGCGCTGGCCTGAAGCACCGCCGCCATCCGACGTGCTTGGGGACGCGGCCCTGCAGCGCCTGCACGACCGGCAGTGGCTAGAGGCGGTGTTCGGAACCCCGCGGCGGGCCGGCTGCCCGGTGCCGCCGCGCGCGCCCGCCAGCCCCAACCTGGACGAGGTGCGGGCCCGGTTGCACGGGTCCCTGCGCCTGGTGCGGCGGCTGCGCGACCTGGGCCATGCGCTGCGCGAGGCCGAGGCTGACGGCGTGGCCTGGGCACAGCTGCATGCGGAGGCACAGCCGCTGCGCGCCGAGCTGGCCGAGCGACTTCAGCTCCTGACCCAGGCAGCCTATGTGGGCGAGGCGCGGTGCAGGCTGGAGAGGGTCCGGCGCCGCCGGCTGCGGCTTCGCGAGAGGGCCCGGGAACGCGAGGCCGAGCTGGAGGCGGAGGCCACGCGGGCAGCGGAGCGCGAGCAGATTGACCGCTGGAGGGTCAAGTGCGtgcaggaggtggaggagaagaaGCGGGAGCAGGAACTTAAAGCTGCTGCTGATGGTGTCCTATCTGAAGTGAGGAAAAAACAAGCAGACACCAAAAGAATGGTGGACATTCTTCGGGCCTTGGAGAAATTGAGGAAACTCAGGAAAGAGGCTGCAGCAAGGAAAGGGGTCTGTCCTCCAGCCTCAGCAGATGAGACCTTTGAGCATCACCTTCAGCGACTgagaaaactcattaaaaaacGCTCTGAATTATATGAAGCTGAAGAGAGAGCCCTCAGAGTTATGTTGGAAGGAGaacaagaggaagagaggaaaagagaattagagaagaaacagaggaaagaaaaagaaaaatttttactACAGAAGCGTGAAATTGAGTCCAAGTTATTTGGGGATCCAGATGAGTTCCCACTTGCTCACCTCTTGCAGCCTTTCCGGCAGTATTACCTCCAGGCTGAGCACTCCCTGCCAGCGCTCATCCAGATAAGGCATGATTGGGATCAGTACCTGGTGCCATCTGATCATCCCAAAGGCAACTCCGTTCCCCAAGGATGGGTTCTTCCCCCGCTCCCCAGCAACGACATCTGGGCAACCGCCATTAAGCTGCATTAG